In candidate division WOR-3 bacterium, one DNA window encodes the following:
- a CDS encoding aspartyl protease family protein, translating into MRFRILASAIMLVLSAFAAPVYSQTKLSDPYQILEKHFEAVGGLNNLKALKTMYKEGTIVNLGAGLEGTFKEWSERPLKLRQETDLKVVSEVSGDDGEVSWHVDANGKVLIRRDEHTLKEREVRRLMEEYEYLNPGSEYFTLTFEGVEKLEGSDCYVLKMTNKINEDIQMNFYDRSNFYLLKTMILKPDNEVHISYSDFRRVNGLVFPFREVIRQLPTDETVSVEYSTYRFGVGLDAALFEPPAEDVEDFVFANGISAENAPVEFIENHIYLPVNIMGKERLWVLDCGASVNVIDSSFAAEAGLAFEGPIKGRGASGIVDLYFVTIPAYSVGGILFNQQKVVAFNFRHLFKKALGLDVVGILGYDFLSRFVTKIDYAKQTISFYHPAKFKYTGKGKVFDSPLQSNMLNLQVTVDGKYAGKWTLDIGAPDLDFHYPYAEEHGLLDRSGFDIMAGDAAGFTTSRISKFKTVEVGGFVIKDPWIGTPHEEGTGVFASETVIGNIGNSFLSNFVLYLDYNGQRVILEKGNDFGVELPRPKSGLQFYYNDENDVEVVFISPGTPAEDAGFQKGDIIKSVNGIGVQYYDGVIALRELMRADAGTTYTIEILRGDKSLVKKLTLKDLL; encoded by the coding sequence GTCAACCTAGGTGCTGGTCTTGAGGGTACATTCAAGGAGTGGAGCGAACGTCCGCTGAAATTGAGACAGGAAACAGATCTCAAGGTAGTGAGTGAAGTGTCAGGGGATGATGGTGAAGTAAGCTGGCATGTTGACGCGAACGGAAAAGTGTTGATCAGAAGAGATGAGCATACCTTAAAAGAACGTGAGGTCAGAAGACTGATGGAGGAATACGAATACTTGAACCCCGGATCAGAATACTTCACATTGACATTCGAAGGTGTCGAGAAACTGGAGGGCAGTGATTGCTACGTGCTGAAGATGACGAATAAGATAAACGAAGATATTCAGATGAATTTCTACGATAGATCCAACTTCTATCTTCTGAAAACGATGATCCTAAAACCCGATAACGAAGTGCATATTTCATATTCTGATTTTCGTAGAGTCAATGGCCTTGTTTTTCCATTCCGGGAAGTCATTAGACAACTTCCAACTGACGAAACAGTTTCGGTTGAGTATTCCACGTACAGGTTCGGCGTCGGTTTGGACGCTGCTCTCTTTGAACCACCGGCAGAGGATGTCGAGGATTTTGTTTTCGCAAACGGTATCAGTGCAGAGAATGCTCCAGTTGAATTCATTGAGAATCATATCTATCTGCCTGTTAACATCATGGGCAAGGAGCGGCTCTGGGTGCTCGATTGCGGCGCATCGGTCAACGTCATCGATTCGAGCTTCGCCGCGGAAGCAGGCTTGGCGTTTGAAGGCCCGATAAAAGGGCGGGGTGCCTCGGGCATCGTCGATTTATATTTTGTCACCATACCGGCGTATTCAGTTGGCGGAATCCTGTTCAATCAGCAGAAGGTGGTTGCTTTCAATTTCCGTCACCTGTTTAAGAAGGCTCTCGGGCTGGATGTGGTAGGTATCCTTGGTTATGATTTTCTCTCGCGATTTGTAACGAAAATAGATTACGCCAAGCAGACGATCTCCTTTTATCATCCCGCGAAATTTAAGTACACCGGCAAAGGTAAGGTTTTTGACTCGCCGTTACAGAGCAATATGTTGAATCTTCAAGTCACGGTTGATGGCAAGTATGCGGGCAAGTGGACATTGGACATAGGAGCGCCTGACCTTGATTTTCACTATCCTTATGCAGAAGAACATGGTCTGCTGGATAGATCTGGTTTTGACATAATGGCCGGCGACGCGGCAGGTTTCACTACCAGCAGGATATCAAAATTCAAGACGGTCGAGGTCGGTGGATTTGTTATTAAAGATCCGTGGATTGGCACCCCCCACGAAGAAGGGACAGGCGTGTTTGCATCTGAGACTGTCATAGGGAACATCGGCAACTCATTCTTGAGCAACTTTGTGCTATATTTGGATTACAATGGTCAACGAGTGATACTGGAAAAAGGCAATGATTTCGGGGTGGAATTGCCGAGGCCAAAGAGCGGGCTGCAATTCTATTATAACGATGAAAATGATGTTGAAGTGGTATTTATCTCACCTGGTACGCCAGCAGAAGATGCTGGTTTTCAGAAAGGCGATATCATCAAATCCGTAAACGGAATCGGTGTCCAGTACTACGATGGTGTTATCGCGCTCCGTGAACTGATGAGAGCAGATGCGGGGACAACTTATACGATCGAAATATTACGTGGAGATAAGTCTCTTGTGAAAAAATTGACATTAAAAGATCTTCTTTGA
- a CDS encoding T9SS type A sorting domain-containing protein gives MKNISRQVHCVMIVIFAAAMLHATQSITKSQVGSFWTEDAFLFDTTVMYTQARGNQRWSSAAFDGTNYLVVWHDSRFYPQHDVFCARIDPEGHLLDSAGIHVATITFDNLQYYCNATPAVAYNGTNYLVVYQDRRSSVETDIYGARVTPSGNVLDPDGIPISTAQGYQWHPCVASNGFDFLVVWQDLRTGTPDIYGARVDHNGIVLEPDGIAVSSAPRSQEFPSVASDGTDYFAVWHDARDSTNTQYDIYGARITADGILLDTNSVAIFVDTGQQTEPSIVSDGTDYFIVWEDWRAQVLAIMGARVDSLANVLDPNGISISGMPSMMEWHPSLAFNGTDYLVVWADDRNGIDPDIYGARVNQSGILMDTLNIPISVTNGMKWMPCVTTDDDNFLVAWDDERDFPSGDVYGSRVSATGSVLDPVGLNITTSAVFHVEPGVAYCGENFLAAWADVRSGLYLSDIYGARVDATGMVLDSPGFAICTAQFGQYSPYIAFDGTNYCSIWTHNIGGAWSVKGARISPAGTVLDPAYISVSSAGNAMSPQIASHGNGFFTVWVDYRNSYTSPDIYGARIASAGYVLDPAGFAISNLGGLEYRPAVCFGEVHYLVAWEDTRNGLKDIYCTRIDTSGNILDPGGIAVTNDAELQDNTAMAFSGTNYLLVWQDKRNGDYDIYGARVAQSGAVLDPTGIAISTAPNDQINPSVVFDGVDYIVVWEDRRELPSDIYGATIDTSGAVIDSFVAIAQPGPQSNPKLSHGPGAKTLLTYSGWTEYINAHPANALRIWGKFHPELGITEHDGETQATSLLSFSPNPFTGLATVSFSIGQNAERIGLKIYDIAGRLVKVLYDAMPHAPCAMQISWDGTDQSNRELPSGVYFVHVTSGDDSAVEKVLLVR, from the coding sequence AGTCATCTTCGCAGCTGCCATGTTACATGCTACCCAATCCATAACAAAATCCCAGGTGGGATCATTCTGGACGGAAGATGCTTTTCTCTTCGACACGACCGTGATGTACACACAAGCACGTGGTAATCAAAGGTGGTCTTCAGCCGCTTTTGACGGAACCAACTATCTCGTCGTTTGGCATGATTCACGCTTCTACCCTCAGCACGATGTTTTCTGTGCAAGAATAGATCCCGAGGGTCATCTTCTCGATTCTGCCGGCATACATGTTGCGACCATCACTTTTGATAACCTCCAGTACTACTGCAATGCAACACCTGCAGTCGCCTACAACGGGACAAACTATCTTGTAGTCTATCAGGACCGCCGTAGTTCCGTGGAAACGGATATCTACGGTGCCCGTGTTACACCTTCGGGCAATGTCCTCGATCCTGACGGTATCCCGATCTCAACTGCGCAGGGATATCAATGGCATCCTTGCGTTGCATCCAATGGCTTCGATTTTCTTGTTGTGTGGCAAGACCTGCGCACGGGAACGCCGGACATATATGGCGCACGGGTTGACCATAACGGCATTGTTCTTGAACCAGACGGCATCGCGGTCAGCAGTGCACCACGAAGTCAGGAGTTCCCTTCGGTTGCTTCCGATGGAACAGATTACTTCGCCGTATGGCACGACGCACGAGACAGTACAAACACGCAATATGATATATATGGAGCCAGGATAACTGCAGATGGAATCCTACTCGATACGAACAGTGTTGCGATCTTCGTAGATACAGGCCAGCAGACTGAACCGTCGATCGTTTCTGACGGTACGGACTACTTCATTGTATGGGAGGACTGGCGCGCGCAGGTGCTGGCCATCATGGGTGCGCGCGTGGACAGTCTGGCCAACGTACTTGACCCAAACGGTATCAGTATTTCCGGTATGCCGTCAATGATGGAATGGCACCCCTCGTTGGCGTTCAATGGCACTGACTATCTGGTTGTCTGGGCTGATGACCGCAATGGAATAGATCCCGATATCTATGGCGCACGCGTAAACCAAAGTGGTATTCTTATGGATACACTGAACATACCCATTTCGGTGACCAATGGGATGAAATGGATGCCTTGTGTGACAACTGACGACGATAACTTTCTCGTTGCCTGGGATGATGAGCGCGATTTCCCTTCGGGCGATGTATACGGAAGCCGGGTGAGTGCTACAGGTTCCGTGCTCGACCCTGTAGGCCTCAATATCACCACCTCTGCAGTATTCCATGTCGAGCCCGGCGTCGCGTACTGCGGCGAGAATTTCCTCGCCGCATGGGCTGACGTCCGGAGCGGACTTTATCTATCCGATATCTACGGGGCTCGTGTGGACGCAACCGGTATGGTTCTCGATTCGCCCGGCTTTGCGATCTGTACAGCGCAATTCGGACAGTATTCTCCATATATTGCCTTCGACGGGACGAACTATTGCTCAATCTGGACCCATAACATTGGCGGTGCGTGGAGTGTCAAGGGCGCGCGCATCTCGCCGGCAGGTACGGTCCTGGATCCAGCCTACATCAGTGTTTCATCCGCGGGCAATGCTATGTCGCCGCAAATAGCATCGCACGGCAATGGCTTTTTCACGGTATGGGTCGATTACCGGAATAGCTACACCAGCCCTGATATATATGGTGCGCGTATCGCCTCGGCAGGCTATGTTCTTGACCCTGCAGGGTTTGCAATTTCAAATCTCGGTGGGCTCGAATATCGACCTGCGGTATGCTTCGGCGAAGTCCACTATCTGGTGGCGTGGGAAGACACGCGCAACGGACTGAAGGACATCTATTGCACAAGGATCGATACGAGCGGAAACATCCTCGATCCCGGTGGTATTGCTGTGACGAACGATGCTGAATTACAGGACAATACAGCGATGGCATTTAGCGGTACAAATTACCTTCTCGTCTGGCAGGACAAAAGAAATGGTGATTACGACATATACGGCGCGCGTGTCGCACAAAGCGGTGCTGTACTCGATCCCACGGGCATTGCCATATCGACTGCACCCAACGATCAGATCAACCCTTCAGTCGTTTTTGATGGCGTTGACTACATCGTAGTATGGGAAGATCGCCGAGAACTCCCTTCCGACATCTATGGAGCGACAATAGATACGAGCGGTGCCGTGATCGACAGCTTCGTAGCCATCGCGCAACCAGGACCTCAAAGCAATCCCAAGCTCAGCCACGGCCCAGGCGCCAAAACACTCCTGACTTACAGCGGGTGGACCGAATATATCAATGCACATCCGGCAAACGCCCTGCGTATATGGGGCAAATTCCATCCGGAACTGGGAATCACTGAGCACGATGGGGAGACGCAAGCAACTTCCTTACTCAGTTTTTCGCCCAATCCGTTCACCGGGCTGGCCACGGTCAGCTTCAGCATCGGGCAAAATGCAGAGCGCATAGGGTTGAAAATCTATGATATTGCTGGACGATTAGTGAAAGTTCTGTATGACGCCATGCCCCATGCACCATGCGCTATGCAGATTAGCTGGGATGGTACGGACCAGTCTAATCGAGAATTACCCAGCGGCGTCTATTTTGTCCATGTCACATCAGGCGATGACAGCGCAGTGGAGAAAGTACTGCTGGTGAGATAG